A stretch of DNA from Roseofilum reptotaenium CS-1145:
CGTCTATGGGGCAGCTAAATTTTTACGTCAATCTTGGGTGAGGCAGTCTGTCGCAGTCCAAGCCTATTATGACCGAAAATGGGCTTCTGTCGATGCTCGGCTCTGTGGAGCGCTGCATTTAAAGATGCCTTATTGGACAGAAGCGATGGTCAGTTTTACTCTCAGTGGCGGCTACAATAATATGGCGGACAAGGTGAGGAAAGTTACTCATCCGACGCTTATTTTATGGGGAGAGGGCGATCGCATCCTTGGCACTGCCGATGTTCCCAAATTCCAAAACGCCATCCCCCACGCTAAAGTCATTTGGATCGAGCAGTCTGGTCATACACCCCACTTAGAACAACCCCAAAAAACCGCCCAACTGATTTTAGAACACTGTAGCCAACCCTCCTTACGCTTGAGATGATGATTAAGATTAAGCCGCAAACTTTGCACTGAACTACCGAGGCGATCGCCCCCAGTGTAATACGATAGAGTATCAATCCTACCTAACAGCTCTCCTGTAGTGACGCGCCAACCCCACGATCAATTTGCCAAGCAGTACCTCAAAGAACTGCTCGAACCCCTGGGAGAAGTAGAAATTAGCCGGGAAATTCCAGGGGAAACTCTGGCTATTGACCTAATTTTCGAGCCATCCCCTAAACCACCAAGCAACCCTCCAGCATTGGGTTTACTCTCTCAACTGGCTTCTACACCTTGTTTACTAGAACCCTATCGAAATTGTCCCAGCAACCCAGAAATTCGCAACTGTATTCTGAAACTTTTCCATGTCCATGCAGAGCTGCAACGTCAAGCCAAACGGGAACAGCGAACCCTTGATGAAGAGCAATTGCCTCGACTATGGATTTTAACGCCAACTGTTTCTGACAGAGTATTAGAAGGGTTAGTCGCTCGTCCTGACTTAAAAAAATGGTGTGCAGGAGTGTATCTTTTAGGAGAAACGCTCAAAACGGGTATTATTGCCATCAACCAACTGCCGGAAACCCCAGAAACCTTATGGTTAAGGATGTTAGGGAAAGGAGGAACTCAGAAAAGAGCGATCGAGCAAGTAGTGGAACTACCGAAAGAAGATCCTCAACGGCGAAATATTCTACAGTTAGTGGGGATATGGCGGATTAATGTTGCCAGTAAAATAGAGTTAGACACAGAAGAAAGGGAGTTGATTATGGAATTATCACCAGCCTATCTAAAATGGCGAGAAGATACGATTCAAGAAGGAATTCAACAGGGACTTGAACAAGGGATTGAACGGGGACAGCGCTTGATGATTGAAGCCTTATTACGAACTCGGTTTGGTGAGTTAGATGAGCCGCTTTTGGGCATGATTGACGCTTTGTTGGTATTATCTCCAGATGAGTTTATGCCTTTGTGTTTGCAGTTATCCCGTGAGGAGTTATTAGAGCGATTTGGCGATCGCCAACCTTAAATGTAGCAGGACTTACCCATTGACTCTATCAGTAGGGTGTGTTATCGAAGCGCAGGGCACCAATCCGCCATATATCGAGTCGTTGCGTAAGTCCTAATGTAGCCTTCTTAAGGGAGAGGGCACAATGCGATCGCCAACCTTGACAGCCAACTCAACTGGGACTTATTCTATACTCTAGGGTAAGCTACTGAAATATACACTCAGGTGTAGAGCCATGGACTTCTCAGAGATTCAGCCGGTATCGCTCAACTCCCATCTTGGGCAACCGATTTCGATTAATAACGCTGCCGATCTAAGTCTGTGCTTCAATAGTATGGCTAATGTGGGCGATCGCGTCGAGATGTTCTTCTCCATTGCCGAAAACGACCCCGAAGTAGCCATCCGCTCCTTCATCACCGTCATCCGCAATTCCACCAGCGCCCCCATTCGAGCCTTAGCCATTCAAAGCTTAGGGAAAGTTGCCCAACCCTACAAGCAAGTGTTAGCCTCTTGTGAGTCTCAAGAAAGCCAAGACTTATTAAAGCTCCTCTGTGCTGAAGTTCAAAGTCGAAAAAACGATCTCACCGCTTGGGCTGCCATAGAAGCATTGAAAGAAATAGGATTTTCTACATATCATATTGAGCATCCAGATGGGGGTAATTTATCCGAGCCACTTAGACGAATTCAAAATGAAATTCTAGACCGGCAAGTTGCACAAATAACGAAAATAAAACAAGCCAATACTAGAGGACAGCCCACCGCAGAATATGAAAGGGTTTTAGAGTTTTGGGCTTATGGGCCAATATCAGAATTGTTTAATGAAAATCTTGAGCACTTTAATTACTTAAACCTTGTCCGAGATGTTCTTCACCTTACTCAAATTCGAGGAGTCCAGTTAGGGTTAAGTGCTAACAACCCAGCCGTTAGACAAGAGTCTTTTACCAAGGCTCAGGAAATATTTCGATCGTACTCTAAATCTAAAGATCAGAAATTCAAGAAAACATTGGGGGAAACTCTTAAAATCCGTTTCTTGAAAGAAGAGAAAAGTGAAGACAGCGACTTGCAAAAGCTGACTCAGGCAATTTTATTTGACCAGCCCCTACAAATAAGATTCAATATTCAGAATTTAGCACAAGTAACTATTGCAGAGATGGAAGATGAAATAGCTTTTCTAGAGGAAGAATGTGATAATCTTTCTACGGTTTTCTTATCTGCTATAGAAGTTTCCAATGACGCTGGTTTAAATCAAATTCTCAGGGAGACTCAAAAGAGTTACTTATATGAACCAAAGGTATGGATAGCCAAGCTAGATGAACAGATAGGGCTAGTTGAAGCTGAAAGGCTTAAAATCTCTCATAATATTAGCTTATTAAATGAGATATTTGAAGATATCAATAGAATCGAGTTTAGGAAACTTGAGCCTAAAGATCTTAGAAGAATAGAAGCCAGCAAAGGTCCATACGATCGTAATGATTTTAGCCGTTATGAACCATTCGATTCTAATAGTACTAGCGGATGGGATCGATTAGAATACAATGAATTTTGTTTTTTGCACAGATCAAATGCTTTATATCGCTAACGCTTCTTAAGAATTGTAGAAATACCAAGGTCATTGATAGAGTGTAGAAAATTAAGTTGTGAAGTAGATTCTATCAAAAGCGATCTAAAACACTTAATTGGTTATTGTTTAAAATCCCAGAAATATTACCTAAAATAAAATTTAGAATAGGAGAAAATATTGTATGTATATGTGTCTTTTATTTACTTTACTTGTATCTTGTATAACTTTTTTTATTCCGACTATTCCGGGAAAAATAGTCTTTTTTTTAACCGCATTGTTTCTGGCTGGATATGCAGATCATCTCAACTCTCGTAAAAAGGATCTAGAAATATTTAAAAGACATGAAAAACTGCTGTCTATTTCAGATAAACTAGATAAAAATTGGAAATCATGAATAATGATGTTACTTTAAATTTTGAGATCACTTTTAGCGTAGGTATGGAGAATTTAAAGTCTTTAGACAATGGCCTCCCTAACAAGAGTATACTGTTGCAATTACTATCTAAAGTAGACCCTAGCATAGTTTTATCTTGGAGATACTTATATACTCCATCAATAAAACAGTCTCTGAAACTATTATTGGTCATTAAGATACGATCAGAGATCAAGAAGCCTAGTATGATTGAACAGATTACTGAGCTTCTGAAGAAAAGTAGCCTTAGCCGATTTTATCATTTCCAACTTATAGATGAAGACTTCTTGGAACTTAATTCCGTCCGTTCAATCAGTGAAGTCATTAAACATGCAGAATTAATCAATCCACCCGGATTAACGGGATACCTACCCCATAGTTTTGAAACCCATTTACAAGACAATGACTTTTCCTTACTCAACTTCCTACAAAGCGCCGGATATCAAGACTTAATCTTAGAATTTTCCCTACAAACCCATAACCCTGCAACTGAACCCACCCATTGGAAACCCGCACTCGACGACTTAGTAGAGCGCCTCAACAAAAGCGAACATCGCAAACACCATGAAACCAACCAAGCGCTCCAACTCTACAGAAAATATCAAAATCATTACGCCAACAATCAGCTTTTCACCTACAACATCAAAGCATTAGGAAAAAATTCCACTGATACCTTTGCCATTCTGCAAACCCTACTCGAACTCACCACTCCCAACACCACCAAACACATCCCCCCCATTCTCACCTTTCAACCCGGTGATTCCCGATTCCAAGAGCATTTACAAGCCACCGAAACCGTGCAACTTGTCCCCACTCTAGACTGGGAAGGTTGGCAAACAGAAACCGGTAAACAACTCGCTCAGAAATCCATCAAAGAAACCATTCAATCTGGTGGAATTCTCAGCAGCTTAGACGATGGTTCCCTAAGTTTTCCCGCAATTTCCTCCCGTCCCACTTTCTCTCAACCCCAACAACCCTCCCTCTCTTCCTCCAATAATGCCAACCCTAACCCCAATTCCAGCGATTTAGTCCTACGAAAAGACTCATCCCTGGCCAAAATCTTCCAACCCCAACTCCCCAAAGTCGAACACTTAAAACCCTTACAGCGACTCACCACCTACGAAGAAATCCAAGGCTTCTTGCAATTCTTCACTCCTCCCCCATCCACCACAACCACCAACTCACCCACCCTATCCGCAGAAGAAATTTTTAAGCAATACAAACACTTAATTACCTCAGACACCTACATCATCGGACTTGATGACAACGGTAACCCAGTCACCTCCAGTTGGGCCAAAATTCCCCATCGTCTCATCGCAGGTTTACCCGGTGCAGGAAAAAGCAACTTTATCAACTGGCTCCTCTTTCAATTTCTATATATCAACCCCAAGCGAAAAGTCTATATCGCTGACTTTGGCGGCGTTGATTTCCAATTTCTGAAGAGACTTCCCTTAGCGGTGGAAATTATCGATACTCCTGAAGATTGCCAAAAGCTAGTTGAAACCATTCATGAACAAGAATATGAACAACGTTTACAACTGATGCAGGAATATTATGTTGATAATGTCAAATTACTCCAGGAAGAAGGGGTAGAGATAGACCGTACTCTCTGGGTCATTGATGAAGCCGCAGATATTGCTGACGAATCCATGAAATTGAAAAACTCTATCGAAAAACACCTCAAACAATATGCTCGCAAAGGTCGAAAATATGGGATACAAGTCCTCTATTGCACCCAGCGGCCCACAACTGAAGTGATTACCAAACAAGTTACCGACCAATGTGAAGAAAAAGTCGTATTTAGAGTTTCCGCCGATTCTAGCCAACGCATTTTATATGATACCATTGCTGGAGAGATTCCCAAAAATGCTCCTGGTCGAGCTTGGTTAGATGGTTCTGCGGGTAAAATGTTTGTGAACGTCCCCAAAATGGACAAACCTCAAGGCACAAAAATTCCCATCTCAGAGACCCTCTGGCGCTATTTTGAATCTAAATAACGTATTTTCTTTTCAATCACAGGAGCAAATCTTATGAGCAGCTTATCCGAAAGTATAGAGGAATTTCGCAGCATGATCAACAGACTGGTTGACCAACTCGAACAAGTTAGCAATTCCTCACGTACCATTCCTTCAACAGAAGTCGATCAACTCAGCCAAAAATTAGCTGAATTAATGGAAAACTTAGAAGAAGCAGATGGTCAAATGCGAACTGCTACTGAGTTATTAGACGAAATCAGAAGCACCTGGGGTTAAACTCATGTCTCTAGCCGAAGAAATTGTCACGTTTCAAAGGCGAATTCATCAATCTTTGAACAGTTTCTACGAGATTCAGAAACTATCTGAAGCATTAACATCTTGTGAAATAGATGAACTCCGCGAACGATTTGCTGAAATCCAAGATTTATGTGAAGGAGGATTATTTGATATTAAACAACTCATTGAACACCTGCATGACATCAACCGTCAATTGGGTTCAAAATCTCTAGACAGCTTTAAGTCTGTCTCCTCTATTGCCAAATCAAAAAAATCTCCTCTATCTTCTCGCACTAAGAGTTCTACGCGTAAAACCGTTGGGCAGAACTCAGATTCTCTATCTTTCGCTAAAGACGAAATAAAAGGAGGAATCTTTAATGAGACTTCTGTGAGTAAAGTTAAGCCTAATCTCAAAGGAATTTACCATATCTGGGAGTCTCCTGAAGTCCAATACGTGGGCAAATCAGACGACTGCATACGCGGGCGATTGGAAAAACATTTAAAGGGAGAAGGGAACCAAAAAATTGCACAAGCGCTTCAATCCGGTGCAGAATTAGTCTTTGCCTACTGGGAATCTCCCCATCCCACCTACGAAGAAGCTCTGGAGATTGCTAGACTGAAAAATGCCGGACTTTTAGATAATCAGAAGCGCGAAAGAAAACCCTTAATTATTCATTTAGATGATGATTAAGATTAAGCCCATCATTGTAGGGTATCTAAAACCAAAACATCTAACCCTGGAACCGTCGCTAAATGTGCATCATTCTCCAAATAGGCTTCATTTTGCTCAATAAAATAAATCAGTGGTGCTGTATCTAAGGCAACGACTTGACCTTGTAGTGGTATCAGCCATTCCATGAATCCCGTTCCTGATTAACATACTCTTGTGCATCAAGTCCATGCCAAATTTCTTTTCCTAATCCTTCTAAGTCCATAATGTTATGCTTAGGTTTGACCAGTATACGCTGACGAACCATTACAGCTAACGCTTCTAGCAAGCGAAGTTGCTCATCTGGAGTCAGAGTCTGGACTTGGTGGCAAATCTCTTGGTAGGTAGCCATCTTCTTTCTGGAAAAATGCTGGTTTTTTTATATAAGCAGTATATCTTCCCCATCAATATGAGTCCATTACACTATCTGAACTAGCACTATCCTATTACACTATACCCAGTGGGTTATCGAT
This window harbors:
- a CDS encoding FtsK/SpoIIIE domain-containing protein translates to MIEQITELLKKSSLSRFYHFQLIDEDFLELNSVRSISEVIKHAELINPPGLTGYLPHSFETHLQDNDFSLLNFLQSAGYQDLILEFSLQTHNPATEPTHWKPALDDLVERLNKSEHRKHHETNQALQLYRKYQNHYANNQLFTYNIKALGKNSTDTFAILQTLLELTTPNTTKHIPPILTFQPGDSRFQEHLQATETVQLVPTLDWEGWQTETGKQLAQKSIKETIQSGGILSSLDDGSLSFPAISSRPTFSQPQQPSLSSSNNANPNPNSSDLVLRKDSSLAKIFQPQLPKVEHLKPLQRLTTYEEIQGFLQFFTPPPSTTTTNSPTLSAEEIFKQYKHLITSDTYIIGLDDNGNPVTSSWAKIPHRLIAGLPGAGKSNFINWLLFQFLYINPKRKVYIADFGGVDFQFLKRLPLAVEIIDTPEDCQKLVETIHEQEYEQRLQLMQEYYVDNVKLLQEEGVEIDRTLWVIDEAADIADESMKLKNSIEKHLKQYARKGRKYGIQVLYCTQRPTTEVITKQVTDQCEEKVVFRVSADSSQRILYDTIAGEIPKNAPGRAWLDGSAGKMFVNVPKMDKPQGTKIPISETLWRYFESK